The Pirellulales bacterium genome has a segment encoding these proteins:
- a CDS encoding cellulase family glycosylhydrolase — protein sequence MTTGNRGRSARFLRSLALLVVGGSFSWQSATCLAQLEYTGVDLSGAEFGNTPTPGNLGTYNTDYTYPTDAEIDYFISKGMNTFRIPFRWERLQPTLDAPLNTTEFNRLNSLVQYATSKGANVILDPHNFARYYPDPNNFESSTQGLIGSASVPDSAFADLWSRLATDYKGNSHVFFGLMNEPNTMPTEQWVSAANAGIAAIRAAGATNLVLVPGNAWTGASSWSDNWYGTPNATAMLNIVDPGHNFAIEVHQYMDADGSGNSSTIANNDPNIGVERLTDFTQWLEAHNLKGFLGEFAVANSTIGTGSGQIGDETINNMLNYMQANSSAWLGYSWWAAGPWWGNYQFTLEPTNLGTPQQADQPAMSVLGPRLAGVMIAGDANRDGVVNGLDIGKVASNWLQTGSGNAGDVNRDGVVNGLDISLIAANWLHAGGGTATSVPEPSTAILAGIGACLLWGRSRRKRR from the coding sequence ATGACAACTGGCAACCGTGGCAGATCCGCGCGATTCTTGCGCTCGCTCGCGCTCTTGGTCGTTGGGGGCAGTTTCTCGTGGCAGTCGGCGACCTGCCTCGCTCAATTGGAGTACACCGGGGTCGATCTTTCGGGGGCCGAGTTCGGCAATACCCCGACGCCGGGCAATCTGGGCACCTACAACACCGACTACACGTATCCCACCGATGCCGAAATTGATTATTTCATCAGCAAGGGGATGAACACGTTCCGAATACCGTTTCGCTGGGAGCGGCTGCAGCCCACATTGGACGCGCCGCTGAACACCACTGAATTCAACCGGCTCAATAGCCTGGTGCAATACGCCACGTCGAAGGGTGCCAACGTAATTCTCGACCCGCACAATTTCGCACGGTACTATCCCGACCCCAATAACTTCGAAAGCTCGACGCAGGGGCTGATCGGCAGCGCGAGCGTGCCTGATTCGGCCTTTGCCGACCTCTGGTCGCGTCTGGCTACGGACTACAAGGGAAACAGCCACGTCTTTTTTGGCTTGATGAACGAGCCCAACACGATGCCGACCGAACAATGGGTCTCGGCGGCCAATGCAGGCATCGCGGCCATCCGTGCGGCCGGGGCGACCAACCTGGTGCTCGTCCCTGGCAACGCCTGGACAGGCGCCTCGAGCTGGAGCGACAACTGGTACGGCACGCCCAACGCGACAGCCATGCTGAACATCGTCGATCCAGGCCACAACTTTGCGATCGAGGTGCATCAATATATGGATGCCGACGGATCGGGCAACTCGTCGACCATTGCCAACAACGACCCCAATATTGGCGTAGAACGCTTGACGGATTTCACCCAATGGCTCGAAGCGCACAACCTGAAAGGGTTTCTCGGCGAATTTGCCGTGGCGAATTCCACCATCGGCACCGGCTCGGGCCAGATCGGCGACGAGACGATCAACAACATGCTCAACTACATGCAAGCGAATTCCAGCGCGTGGCTGGGCTATAGCTGGTGGGCGGCCGGTCCTTGGTGGGGCAACTATCAATTCACTCTCGAACCAACCAACCTCGGAACCCCGCAGCAGGCCGATCAGCCTGCTATGTCCGTGCTCGGACCTCGTCTCGCCGGGGTCATGATCGCCGGCGACGCAAACAGGGATGGAGTTGTCAACGGACTGGATATTGGCAAGGTCGCCAGCAACTGGCTGCAAACCGGCAGCGGGAACGCCGGTGACGTCAACCGCGACGGGGTCGTCAATGGTCTGGATATTTCGCTGATCGCGGCGAATTGGCTGCACGCCGGCGGTGGCACCGCCACCAGCGTGCCGGAACCCTCGACGGCCATTCTTGCTGGCATCGGGGCTTGCCTGCTGTGGGGACGAAGCAGACGGAAACGTCGATAA